Proteins encoded in a region of the Vitis riparia cultivar Riparia Gloire de Montpellier isolate 1030 chromosome 7, EGFV_Vit.rip_1.0, whole genome shotgun sequence genome:
- the LOC117917843 gene encoding cyclin-D4-1-like: protein MGSGFDYSVSSLLCSETHTVCFDDLDCNAIDEFFPWNFQNHYQNPIFRNSRSESGIECPMLSEERLREMVEREGEYMPRDDYLGRLRSGDLDLGVRREAVDWILKAHACHGFGPLSLYLSINFLDRVLSVYQLPTRRPWIVRLLSVACLSVAAKVEETNVPLSIELQEVGDPRLMFEAKTIRRMELLVLTHLKWKMQAFTPCSFIDYFLSKVNDHKYPSGSLISRSIQLILSTIKGIDFLEFKASEIAAAVAICVSEEIQDIDKAMSCLIHVDEGRVLKCVQLIQNAALLGASTEVAGASAASVPQSPVGVLDAACWSYKSDDLTVGSCANSSHNTPDGKRRKLERPSGGGDF from the exons ATGGGAAGTGGTTTTGACTACTCAGTCTCAAGCCTTCTTTGCTCAGAAACCCATACTGTGTGCTTTGATGATCTTGATTGTAACGCCATTGATGAGTTTTTtccttggaattttcaaaaccattatCAAAACCCGATTTTTAGAAACAGTAGATCGGAGTCCGGGATTGAGTGCCCAATGCTTAGCGAAGAGCGTCTCAGAGAAATGGTTGAGAGAGAGGGGGAGTATATGCCTAGAGATGACTATCTGGGGAGGTTGAGAAGTGGGGACTTGGACCTGGGTGTGAGGAGAGAGGCTGTCGATTGGATTTTGAAG GCTCATGCTTGTCATGGCTTCGGACCACTGAGTCTTTATTTATCTATAAACTTCCTGGATCGAGTCCTATCGGTCTACCAACTTCCT ACTAGAAGGCCTTGGATCGTGAGATTGTTATCTGTAGCCTGTTTATCAGTAGCAGCCAAGGTGGAGGAGACTAACGTGCCTCTTTCTATAGAGTTACAG GAGGTGGGAGACCCCAGGCTTATGTTTGAAGCTAAAACCATTAGGAGAATGGAGCTTCTGGTGTTGACCCACTTGAAGTGGAAAATGCAAGCTTTTACTCCTTGCTCCTTCATAGACTACTTCCTCAGTAAGGTTAATGACCATAAATATCCATCAGGCTCCTTAATCTCTAGATCAATACAACTCATCTTAAGCACAATTAAAG GTATTGACTTCTTGGAATTTAAGGCTTCTGAAATTGCTGCAGCAGTGGCTATATGCGTTTCCGAAGAAATACAAGACATTGATAAGGCTATGTCATGTTTGATACATGTAGATGAG GGAAGAGTGTTGAAGTGTGTTCAACTGATCCAGAATGCGGCATTGCTGGGTGCTTCCACTGAAGTAGCAGGTGCCTCGGCAGCATCTGTGCCCCAGAGCCCAGTTGGGGTGTTGGATGCGGCATGCTGGAGCTATAAAAGTGATGATCTAACCGTTGGGTCATGTGCAAATTCTTCACATAATACCCCAGACGGCAAGAGGAGGAAACTAGAGAGACCATCTGGAGGGGGAGATTTCTGA
- the LOC117919209 gene encoding zinc-finger homeodomain protein 2-like isoform X1 yields the protein MEFEDQEEHEEEIGLPTSYDSFGNSTRVKMATSGGEGSPAPRKPRYRECLKNHAVSIGGHAVDGCGEFMAAGAEGTLDALKCAACNCHRNFHRKEMEGGGESFHHHHHPHQPQFSPYYRTPAGYLHVAAHHRPLALPSTSGGGGTHSRDDQEDVSNPSGAGSSKKRFRTKFTQEQKDKMLGLAERLGWRIQKHDEAVVQQFCSETGVKRHVLKVWMHNNKHTLGLPTATRHTLQDALLVPGEPSSS from the exons ATGGAGTTTGAGGATCAAGAAGAGCACGAGGAAGAGATTGGGTTGCCGACCAGTTACGACTCCTTTGGAAACTCGACCAGAGTCAAAATGGCCACTTCTGGAGGCGAGGGTTCTCCTGCCCCCAGAAAGCCCAGGTACAGGGAGTGCCTGAAGAACCATGCCGTCAGCATCGGAGGGCACGCCGTCGATGGCTGCGGAGAGTTCATGGCGGCAGGAGCTGAAGGCACCCTGGACGCGCTGAAATGCGCGGCCTGCAACTGCCACCGCAACTTCCACCGCAAAGAGATGGAAGGCGGTGGGGAAAGCTtccaccatcaccaccacccCCACCAGCCGCAATTTTCGCCCTACTATAGGACGCCGGCGGGGTACCTGCACGTCGCAGCTCACCATAGGCCATTGGCTCTGCCGTCGACATCGGGTGGAGGCGGAACCCATAGCCGGGATGACCAAGAGGACGTGTCCAACCCTAGCGGAGCTGGGTCATCAAAGAAGAGGTTCAGGACCAAGTTCACGCAGGAGCAAAAGGATAAAATGTTGGGTTTGGCAGAGAGGTTGGGGTGGAGGATTCAGAAGCATGACGAGGCAGTGGTGCAGCAGTTCTGTAGCGAGACGGGCGTGAAACGTCATGTGCTCAAGGTTTGGATGCACAACAACAAGCACACCCTGG GCTTGCCTACAGCTACAAGACATACCCTTCAAGATGCTTTGCTTGTTCCGGGCGAGCCCAGTAGCAGTTAA
- the LOC117919209 gene encoding zinc-finger homeodomain protein 1-like isoform X2 — MEFEDQEEHEEEIGLPTSYDSFGNSTRVKMATSGGEGSPAPRKPRYRECLKNHAVSIGGHAVDGCGEFMAAGAEGTLDALKCAACNCHRNFHRKEMEGGGESFHHHHHPHQPQFSPYYRTPAGYLHVAAHHRPLALPSTSGGGGTHSRDDQEDVSNPSGAGSSKKRFRTKFTQEQKDKMLGLAERLGWRIQKHDEAVVQQFCSETGVKRHVLKVWMHNNKHTLGKKP, encoded by the coding sequence ATGGAGTTTGAGGATCAAGAAGAGCACGAGGAAGAGATTGGGTTGCCGACCAGTTACGACTCCTTTGGAAACTCGACCAGAGTCAAAATGGCCACTTCTGGAGGCGAGGGTTCTCCTGCCCCCAGAAAGCCCAGGTACAGGGAGTGCCTGAAGAACCATGCCGTCAGCATCGGAGGGCACGCCGTCGATGGCTGCGGAGAGTTCATGGCGGCAGGAGCTGAAGGCACCCTGGACGCGCTGAAATGCGCGGCCTGCAACTGCCACCGCAACTTCCACCGCAAAGAGATGGAAGGCGGTGGGGAAAGCTtccaccatcaccaccacccCCACCAGCCGCAATTTTCGCCCTACTATAGGACGCCGGCGGGGTACCTGCACGTCGCAGCTCACCATAGGCCATTGGCTCTGCCGTCGACATCGGGTGGAGGCGGAACCCATAGCCGGGATGACCAAGAGGACGTGTCCAACCCTAGCGGAGCTGGGTCATCAAAGAAGAGGTTCAGGACCAAGTTCACGCAGGAGCAAAAGGATAAAATGTTGGGTTTGGCAGAGAGGTTGGGGTGGAGGATTCAGAAGCATGACGAGGCAGTGGTGCAGCAGTTCTGTAGCGAGACGGGCGTGAAACGTCATGTGCTCAAGGTTTGGATGCACAACAACAAGCACACCCTGGGTAAGAAACCCTAG
- the LOC117919111 gene encoding uncharacterized protein LOC117919111, with translation MGLQCLDSNTDLLDMSVSPLKESRRRYFYGSSWHNPMIGSSESSLMRDAIMSVEEMKIRGELEVDIERDLEEEIKDGIYHLALRLHRLYQHQKERNAREFLLHDESGQKGKILSEVNIIIRMDGGTKIEIKETKKEAPERSRTRASATQVTRGMPLPADTKKFDWAKSLRQTGASPGIATNKKISNSSYQARMSYDRNLKLENAKRNKGNGSGDHNLLQLGWRI, from the exons ATGGGGCTGCAGTGCCTTGACTCCAATACTGATTTACTAG ATATGTCTGTCTCTCCATTGAAGGAGTCTCGGCGTAGATATTTTTATGGCAGTTCCTGGCATAACCCTATG ATTGGTTCCAGTGAAAGCAGCCTGATGAGGGACGCTATCATGTCGGTGGAGGAGATGAAGATCCGGGGAGAGCTTGAGGTGGATATAGAGAGAGACTTGGAGGAAGAGATCAAAGATGGTATATACCATCTTGCTCTTCGACTGCACCGCCTTTACCAGCACCAGAAGGAAAGAAATGCCAGAGAATTTCTACTACATGATGAATCAGGACAAAAGGGGAAAATACTTTCTGAGGTTAACATAATTATTAGAATGGATGGAGGAACCAAAATCGAAATCAAAGAGACGAAGAAGGAAGCTCCAGAAAGGAGTAGAACTCGGGCTTCTGCAACACAAGTTACCCGAGGAATGCCGCTGCCAGCTGACACCAAGAAATTTGATTGGGCCAAGTCTCTCAGGCAGACGGGAGCTAGTCCTGGGATTGCTACGAATAAGAAAATCAGTAACAGCTCATATCAGGCTAGAATGTCTTATGATCGTAACCTCAAACTTGAGAATGCCAAGAGAAATAAGGGGAATGGAAGTGGAGACCACAATTTACTTCAACTTGGATGGAGAATCTGA
- the LOC117919188 gene encoding ATP-dependent 6-phosphofructokinase 5, chloroplastic, with the protein MDALSPANGLKLQLPALNSRHARTFFTQFVAVPRRRSGSVLKNGRVRALAKNPGIDFCDPEWKSKFQKDFENRFYIPHITDVFDDAVAIPSTFCLKSRTPVNEDFADGYPSDEKWHGYINNSDRVLLKVIYYSSPTSAGAECIDPDCTWVEQWVHRAGPREKIYFKPETVNAAIVTCGGLCPGLNDVIRQIVITLEIYGVKNIVGIPFGYRGFSEEIAEMPLSRKVVQNIHLSGGSLLGVSRGGPSVAEIVDSMEKRGINMLFVLGGNGTHAGANAIHNECRKRRMKVAIVGVPKTIDNDILHMDKTFGFDTAVEESQRAINSAYIEAHSAYRGIGIVKLMGRSSGFITMQASLASGQIDICLIPEVPFHLHGPHGVLSHLKYLLEKKGSAVVCVAEGAGQNFLEKTNATDASGNIVFGDIGVHIQQETKKYFKATGNPADVKYIDPTYMIRACRANASDGILCTVLGQNAVHGAFAGYSGITVGICNTHYVYLPIPEVVSYPRVVDPNSRMWHRCLTSTGQPDFV; encoded by the exons ATGGACGCGCTCTCGCCGGCGAACGGACTCAAACTCCAACTACCAGCGCTCAATTCTCGACATGCTCGTACATTTTTCACTCAGTTCGTTGCTGTTCCGAGGAGGAGGTCGGGCAGTGTGTTAAAGAATGGTCGTGTTCGTGCGCTGGCTAAGAATCCTGGGATAGATTTCTGTGATCCTGAGTGGAAATCGAAGTTTCAGAAGGATTTTGAGAATCGGTTCTACATTCCTCACATCACTGATGTATTCGACGACGCTGTTGCAATTCCCTCTACCTTTTGTCTCAAGAGCAG GACTCCTGTAAATGAAGATTTTGCAGATGGTTATCCTTCTGATGAGAAGTGGCATGGATACATTAACAATAGTGACAGAGTACTTCTTAAG GTCATATACTACTCCTCCCCTACATCCGCTGGTGCTGAGTGCATTGATCCTGATTGTACTTGGGTGGAGCAATG GGTTCACCGTGCTGGGCCTCGGGAAAAAATATACTTCAAACCTGAAACAGTAAATGCAGCAATTGTAACTTGCGGAGGGCTCTGCCCTGGTCTTAATGATGTTATCAGACAG ATTGTTATTACACTCGAAATATATGGTGTAAAAAACATTGTGGGAATTCCTTTTGGCTATCGTGGATTTTCTGAAGAAATAGCTGAAATGCCT CTGTCCAGGAAAGTGGTTCAAAATATTCATCTTTCTGGCGGAAGTTTGCTAGGAGTTTCACGTGGGGGACCCAGTGTTGCTGAAATTGTTGATAGTATGGAG AAAAGAGGAATCAACATGCTTTTTGTGTTGGGTGGAAATGGTACTCATGCTGGTGCCAATGCAATACACAATGAG TGCCGTAAACGACGTATGAAGGTGGCAATAGTTGGTGTTCCAAAAACCATAGACAACGATATTCTACATATGGATAAAACTTTTGGTTTTGATACTGCTGTTGAAGAATCACAAAGAGCAATTAATTCAGCATACATAGAG GCGCATAGTGCTTATCGTGGAATTGGTATTGTGAAATTGATGGGACGTAGCAGTGGATTTATAACCATGCAAGCATCCTTAGCTAGTGGACAAATTGATATATGTTTGATCCCAGAG GTACCATTTCATTTACATGGCCCTCATGGTGTCCTGAGTCACCTGAAGTATCTACTTGAGAAAAAAGGATCAGCTGTAGTCTGTGTAGCAGAGGGAGCTGGGCAG aattttcttgagaaaactAATGCTACAGATGCATCTGGAAATATTGTATTTGGAGATATTGGTGTACATATTCAACAAGAG acaaagaaatattttaaagcaACTGGCAATCCAGCTGATGTCAAGTATATAGATCCAACGTACATGATTCGTGCATGCCGTGCAAATGCATCAGACGGAATTCTATGCACTGTACTAGGACAAAATGCT GTTCATGGTGCTTTTGCTGGATATAGTGGAATTACAGTGGGTATATGCAACACTCACTATGTCTACCTTCCCATTCCTGAAGTCGTTTCTTACCCCAGAGTTGTGGACCCTAACAGCCGCATGTGGCATCGTTGCTTGACTTCAACAGGCCAGCCTGATTTTGTTTGA